TTTACAATTCATTTGAACAAATTTATGGGAGAAATTCTTAAAATAGTAATCTCTGCTATTCCAATATACGTTATTCAatagtttttttaataaattacacaAATTAATTTCGATTATTTTTTTAGGTGGTATCAAGTGAAAAAACAGACCAAAGCTTTATTGCAGAACCTAGGATGTAAAGCCTTGCGTATTTAGTGGTGAAATTCAGTTGATTACATGCTGCTAGCTGGCCTTAACAATAGGGCCACAACTATCCACCAAAGATACCAGCTAATAATCTTTGTTTTATCAAACAGAAGGTTAGAGATTCCTTGTATAATATAACTCAAAAATTATTATCTAATAAGATCATAATGTCTTCTTGCGTACCAATcaaatgaagatttggttaatgacATTGATACAACTAATCTCCTGGAATAGCAGTTAGCAATCTCTCATAAGCATATGAATAAGAATTGTGGGATCTTTCAAACAATGTAGAGCTGACAAATGTCAAGGAATTCATCCAACGCTAAACAAGCAAGCTATAAAACCATTACACAACTGCCTTTTTGGAATATATCGCATAGAAAAGGAGGTATAATAcagtaaagaagaagaagaagcaaaactTGCACATTGTaaacatgaaacttgcatattcTAAACATGAAACTTGCATTGAATGTAAAGAAGAAGCAACTATAGATAGCTAATGATACATAGAAGGAAACTAGTCATTATTGCATTAGAAAACACTTCTATTCTCATAAATCTTAAGGCAGCTCCCACAAGAGCAATGGATCCACTTCGTCATGCATGATATCTTCAATTGGTTGTGATGTATATATATCAGTGAGATATACATCTTCTTCAACATGAGGAGATCCAATGTGCAGGAGGGATACAAGATTATCATATTGAGAACGCATATTCATGAGCTCTTCATTCTTCTCTGCCAACTGGGATTCCAGCTTCCCTATTTTCTCCATTAGTTCATGGACTATACTCGCAGTTCCATTGATGGGGTCCTTCACTCTAACACTTGCTTCGTACACCATATTTTTTACTGCACTTGCTCTTACCTCAGACTCTATACCctaaacaaaaatagacataaatATGTAAGTTACACTAAAATGTCAATATAAAACTATATTCTTTTAACACTATAGTTGAAGAGCAAATTACAAATTACTTGAACTAGtttgagaatatagtttgttccaAACACTTTCTGAACAATTGCAAACTTTTCTGGATCAGCGCAAGGAAAATGAGGAGCCAAAACACATTCCTCTGAACATTTTTTGCGATTCCATCTACAGGCCGCACAGGATTCTCTATTTCTTTTCTCCATCTCTGGTGGTAATGAAGTCCGAATGCAAATAATGAAGCCCAAATGTAAATACTTTATAATGCCCACAAGTTTTGATTTTGGAATTAAGTTGGTCCTTTTGAGTGGAGGGAATTCAAAACGTACAGATGTAATGATGCTCAAATGGAAGTACTTTAAAATGCAGGCTGGTCAATCATCCGGCCATTACCGAATATAGTGAGGTGTGGGGTCTACAAGTTTCTATTTTAGTGAACGAAAGAGAAACTCCGTGATATTACGCACGAGAGCAATAGTTGATTGAGGATAGCAATAAAGATAATAGAGACAAATACAAGTTTTACCAAAGCATTATATGATTTCTTTATTTACATTGTTATTTTATGAAAAAATTTGTGTAGGAGATCTAATCCATCAGAATTGGTTAAAGTGAGTCACCCAATTTGTTAAAGTTACTCATCCAGGGATCGATAGAAAAACATTCTCCTTGAATCTTTTTCTATTACATCCATCAAGATAAAGGAGGAGAAATAGAGAAATAGCATTGAAATCTTGATGGATAGTTTTTCTATTACATCCATCATCCTTACTAGTTGGACTCAATTAATTGAACTACAACCTTGTGTAAATTTGTAGTGTTTcaatatcaaaaaagaaaaagacattAGATCATCTCTTAATAGTTGATACAAGATAAAAATAAAGATAGCAAGAACACGGTAAAGACAACGAAAGAACTAAAAAGACCTCATGCTAGGCATGAGTGTCAAAAGTAGTGTTGTCCATCTTAGAAACAAATATTTTTcagttatataaaataaataattatttgtgGTGTATTAAAGATGATGGAGACAATTAAATAGCTAGTTGGTATAGGATAATAAGAAATATAATAGAGATAAATACAAATTCAACATGAATTACCAAAACATTATATTACTTTTTAATGGTTGATATTGGAAAAAAATAAAGATAAGAAGACCACAATAATGATAATAAGACAATACCAAAGACCACATGTTAGGCATGATTGTGAAAAAAGGGGTGTTGTACATCTTGAAAAAAATGAATTACATAAAGTAAATATTTATTTGTGGTGTATTCAAGATGTATTTAATCATGTTTGGGTTTACttctaaaattatattataatattggtTAGAAATTATATGTTGGAgacacatgacacaaatttttaaTTTTGGGAGTCAATAGTTTTTGTTCTTATGAATTTTGAGACACGTAGTTTAGCTAATACCACTTAGTGATTCTATAAAAGATTTCTTTTATAAAGTTAAACATGTTTTTAGTGTTTTAAGTTCTTTGCTATTTCTATTTAACTCTATTGTGGaatgcatatgtgaagcatggcatggtTGTGTGGTTCCATGGTTAACTTGTATGCTTTGACAAGTGCAAGATATAATCGAGGAGTTTGATGTTTCAAAGGTGCTCACAAAAGTTATATTGTATTGTAATGTTTTCATTAGTAAATAGTACATTGAGTGTATTGTATTGTAAAGATTTTGCACACATTTATTTTTTGTCTTtacattctccttcaattcttcattctctatttcaatgctttccaaatcttcaagagttgtcttcaaatcttcatccatctAAAAATCTTCTCCCAAGCATATAGGTGTTAGGATTCAACCAAcacagatctccctcaagctgttaagctttccAAACAAGggaccaaggctttgataccaattgttgatcaggttgaaagcactggaatattgagaggggaggggggtgaatcagtattcccacagattttaaaaaaaaacttttcaccaattataactatccacaaaaatatcaaacaaaatcaAGATTGATATAAAGCAACTAATGCAtaataaacatgaagaacacaaccacaagataaagaccaaattttatatgtggaaaaacaaCAGAGAGTGTTAACTTTCATGAGAATATAATAGTTAAAGTCGTGTTtccaaaagggtggctcactgccagattacaaaaatggctcccTGCCAAACTGCTCACTATAGATATACAAAGAGATGGCTAACTATCGAAATGCTCACTGCAAGTGAAAAGGTTGAACTGAAAaagtttgcatctccaaatgcatggatCAATTCCAAGTTTAAGCTCAGATTACAAATCTCAAAACTCTATAGTAGATTTGGTTAGAGATATGTGTACAATTATCCTGCAACAAATCTAGTAAAGGACTATTAAACTACTACAACATTGATTGCCTTTGTTGTCTGCACCTTACACTTCACACACATTTCTATCTTCACTACCAACTATCTTTCGTACATCACACACCTTCACACACACTCTCTCTTGTTCGATATCATAccactacatatgtatatgtatatatattagagGGTACAAATACAAAATAGTATGTTGACCAAGCCATCAATCCTTCCTTAAATTTTTTTCTATAGAGCTTCTTTGTTTTATCTTTTGCCAATCCAATGTGAAGGAGAGTGGCTATAAACACAACTAGAATTTCCATGTTAACTCTGTATTTATGAGCaagtgaaataaaatattttcctaGAATCCACTTGTTTGCCTTGATAACTAGAAAATGAGAATAATTCATGACTTCTTGCATTCTTCTCTCTTTTATTTCACTAAAGAAGACCATCTACCTATTGGAGGCTAGTAGAAAAATAGGAGATTCCATCACCGCTATAAATTTCTCTCTTCCACAAACCTACAATTCCCTCCTTGAAAGGTTGAGTAAAATAATTTTGAAGTTTTTTAAAGTAGTGAAGCAAGACTATTTAAAATCTTGGGAGGGAAGCCAATAAATATATTAACTCATACTTGCATCTATATTTTTCATTCTCATGCCAACTTTATAGCCTACTTGAACTCCGATTAAAGTTTACTAACTTAATGTCTAAGGAGATAGAGCAATTAAGTACCACCTTGGCTAACTTAAATCATTTATTTGGCTAGAAAAGATTTAGCTATTTTTCACCTCCATCAAATGCCAAGCTATATACTCCATCCCCCcccaaaaataaaaattattgaccCATCTATTAATATTTCCAACTAGCCTTTCTTTTGCTTATGGGATGACATTGTCAATATTTAAAGGTTTTTGATAGTCTAGCCACCTAGAGATTACTATCTAGATATCAACCACCTTGGCTAAAGCAATTTTTAAGAACCTCAATCTGCCATCATTTACTTACCTAAAATCCACCCCAGTTTTTAATATGATGTGACTGACCCCA
This genomic stretch from Cryptomeria japonica chromosome 8, Sugi_1.0, whole genome shotgun sequence harbors:
- the LOC131064704 gene encoding LOB domain-containing protein 24-like, with protein sequence MEKRNRESCAACRWNRKKCSEECVLAPHFPCADPEKFAIVQKVFGTNYILKLVQGIESEVRASAVKNMVYEASVRVKDPINGTASIVHELMEKIGKLESQLAEKNEELMNMRSQYDNLVSLLHIGSPHVEEDVYLTDIYTSQPIEDIMHDEVDPLLLWELP